The sequence TATAGCCTTTACTGTGAAGGCACAATTCGATAGGGAACATGAGCTTTTTATTAAGCTAAAAGAGAAACTTGATAACAATCAACCATTGAGTGAGGCGGATAAGAAACTTCTGGCATACGGTCTTAGGAAGTTTAGATGCAAAACAATCAATGAGCTTATTAAAAAGAGCGGTAGTATTCCTGTGAGTTTGCTTATAGCTCAGGCTGGCATAGAGTCTGGGTGGGGTAGTTCAAGGTTTGCTATTTATTACAACAATGTCTACGGTATACACAAGAAACATCCACGACCAGGCGATATTGTAAGAAGATTTTCGAGTCTTTACGATGCAACGGTTTGTTATATGTTAAATCTTGACAGAAGTCCAGCCTATAAAAGATTAAGAGAAGCACGCTATAGAATGGGTAGATATCCAAATCCGTATAAACTGGCAGAATATTTAACCCTATATTCTACAAG comes from Hippea maritima DSM 10411 and encodes:
- a CDS encoding glucosaminidase domain-containing protein; the encoded protein is MSVKRPVLKPKTNVAALIFIVLFALAFVFGIALLVFGKTPYQNRGVVLYTVKNTQQLKERLSLYSPLNSYFFAIEPYLLKSLPRDFAHLDAKQRKELFIKAMLPIAFTVKAQFDREHELFIKLKEKLDNNQPLSEADKKLLAYGLRKFRCKTINELIKKSGSIPVSLLIAQAGIESGWGSSRFAIYYNNVYGIHKKHPRPGDIVRRFSSLYDATVCYMLNLDRSPAYKRLREARYRMGRYPNPYKLAEYLTLYSTRRGVYVRLVQRIISSNNLAKFDKLYPSTFVAENPKGLALE